The genomic window CTTATTTGTTTATTCATCATCGTTTCGTTAAGCGCGCAAACTCACAGATTTATTTATGAGCTTCAATTAAAAATGGATTCCACAGAGTCTGATTATCAAAAGTTTAACATGATTCTGGACATCAATTCTAAAGATGTTAAATTCTATGGTCGCAACCTTCTGATTGCCGATTCACTGAATAAAAAATTCGGAAATATGAATAACAAACATGTTGACATGACCGGGCAGATCGTTAAAAGAAAAATCAACACCTTTGATAATGAGAACTTTATCAATATTAAGTTTGGATATTACTCATTCAAAACCCATGATAAAATCGCCTGGAACATCTCTAATGAGACGAAGAAAGTGCAGAATTATACATTACAAAAAGCCACCGCCACATTTGGAGATCGAAATTGGACAGCGTGGTTTAATAAAGAAATTCCCTTTAATGAAGGGCCTTTCAAATTTTCAGGACTTCCGGGATTGGTTTTTGAAATCTATGACACAAAAAGAAATTTTATTTACAACCTTGTAAAAAGTCAGGAACTTGCGAACATCTATCCTACCGAAGATTTTCTGGAGTCGAATTTTGCAAATAAGGCCATTCCAATTAACGAAAAGCAAAAACAAAAACTTTTATTAGAATTTTATAATGATCCTTTCTCATTTGAGAGAACAAATTTCAATAAGAACAACAGTAATTTAAATATAAATATCGGCGGCAAAGAAATCCGTTCCATTGACGAGCTCAACGCGCAGGTCAAAAGTATGCAGGAAATTATTAGAAAATACAATAATCCCGTTGAAATCGACAAAGCTATTCATTATAAGAATTAAAATATTTCAAAATATTCGTTATATTTGCAATGATAAAAGGAAATGGTGTTCTTCCTTACCCAACCGTCCCGTTTCAAACGGAACTGATGACGCCTGATTGTAAGATTATTAATAATAATTAATCAGGTAAATTATGTCTAAACATCAACGAACTTTAAGCGATACATCAATCATTCAGATCAGGATTTTTTTCAGAAAATATCCGGCTTTACCTTATGTTTTAAAATGGCTTTGCATAAGCCTTATTATCGGAGCATTGGTCGGAACCACTTCTGCAGGCTTTCTACAGTCTCTGGAATGGGCTACAAATTTCAGGGAAAATCACCTCTGGCTGATTGCATTTTTGCCCGTTGCCGGCTTTATGGTCGGGCTTTTATATTATTATTTCGGGAAAGATGTCGAGGCAGGAAATAATCTGTTGATTGAAAACATTCATGATCCGAAAGACATTATTCCTTTTAAAATGGCACCTTTTGTTTATTTGGGAACTATTATTACACACTTTTTTGGAGGTTCTGCAGGTCGGGAAGGTACGGCTTTACAGATGGCAGGAGCAATTTCAGATCAATTGACAAAACCTTTTAGACTAGATAAAAGCGAAAGAAAAATTTTAATCATTTCTGCCATTGCAGCTGGATTTGGTTCAGTTTTCGGGACACCTTTGGCCGGAGCGGTTTTCGGTCTGGAAGTTTTTCTGATCGGTAGAATTCGTTATAATGCTATTTTTCCAGCTTTTGCTTCTGCAATTTTGGCGGATTGGGCAACCAATCTCTGGAATGTAAAACATACACATTATCATATTGATTTTATCCCAAAGCTTGAACTTTTACCGATAGTATACAGTGTTTTAGCAGGAATAGTTTTCGGGATTTGTGCAGCAGTTTTCAGTAAATCGATGCACTGGGCGAGCTCTCTTTTTAAATCAAAAATACACTATCCTCCCCTTCGTCCTGTTATTGGCGGGGTTTTGGTCGCTGCCGCTGTTTTTGCAATGGGAACGACAAGATACATTGGCCTTGGAATTCCTGTTATTTTGGAATCTTTTGAAAAACAGCTTCCGTTGTATGATTTTGCTTTAAAAATGATTTTCACTATTGTGACGCTTTCCGCAGGATTCAAAGGCGGTGAAGTGACTCCGTTGTTCTTTATCGGGGCGACATTGGGAAGTGCATTGGCATTATTTATTCCGCTTCCTTTTGGATTGCTGGCGGGAATGGGATTTGTGGCCGTTTTTGCGGGGGCAACTAATACTCCTCTCGCGTGTATGCTCATGGGCATTGAATTATTCGGTGCAGAATGTGGAATTTATGTGGCCATTGCCTGTGTTGTATCTTATTTGTTTTCAGGAAATAACAGCATTTATACCAAACAAAAAATAGGAGAAGCGAAAAACAGGAGATTTGAAAATTTTAATGATAAAAGCTTTTCTGATTTATAAAAATCTATGATCGTCTTAAATAACAAAAACCTTTTGAAAACAAAAGGTTTTTGCGTATTAAATGTGGAAATGTTTATTTCTAGTTGAAATAATTCTTTATTAACAAGTAATTACTTGTGGACATGCGATGTACTGTACGCAATATTTAGGACCTGTAACGGCACCTGTACAGCTGCAACCGCAAAGAGACAGATCCGGAGTACCCAATGATCCTCCTCCACCTATACCTCCTACGATATTTTTAAGATCTTCTTTTCTTAATTTTTTACCGTTTTTTAAAATGTTGTTTTGCATGTGATTTGGTTTTTGATTTGACAATATAGTTTTTAGTTACCTTCCAAAGTTAAACAAATATTAATTATTCAACGCATAATTTAATATTAAATTTTATAAATTATTTGTTTTGTTGAACTTATTATTAGTATAACGGAAATTGATATTTAAATATTTCTTAAACAGTCCTTAATTATTCTGTAAATTCCAGGTCTTTGTTGTGAGTCTCCGAGATCGTTAATGACGAATAAAAAGCCAGTCCGAACACGATGATTCCTACAATCGCAGCACTCATAATCACGGAAAAATCTTTCTTAAAAAAATCAAAAGCCAGGATCATGACAGGAACCAATCCGCGAACCATATTCGGAACGGTGGTCGTAGCCGTATTTCTGATATTGGTGCCGAACTGTTCCGCCGCTAAAGTCACAAACATCGCCCAATAGCCCGTTCCCAAGCCCAGCCAGACGCAGAAAAGATAGTATTTTGTTTCCGTATTTGTATTTCCGAAGAGCATGAAGGCAACACCGATAATTGTGAAAGCCAGCATGTAGAAAATCGCCATTTTACGGGATTTTAAAGCATGGGAAATAAATCCGCTCATGAGATCGCCGACGGAAATTCCTACGTATGCCCACATAATTGCTTTTCCGGGGTTCAGGTCTGTAATTCCTAATTCCGGCGCAAACTGATTGGCCAAAACCGCAAGAATCCCGATGCAGTACCATGTTGGCAATCCGACGGCAATGCATTTTAAATATCTAATCAAGCGGTCTTTATTGGTAAAAAATGACAGGAAATTCCCTTTTGAAACCGATTCATGTTCAATATTTTTATAAATCCCTGACTCTGAAACACTTATTCTCAAAAATAAAAGTAAAATTCCCAGAATTCCGCCGATGATGTAGGAAATATTCCACCCTCCGGCTAATTCTACGGTTAATTGAGCCACCACTGCGCCCATTAATCCGAAACCAGCCACCACAGAAGTTCCGATCGCTCTCAGATTCTTTGGCAGGCTTTCAGAAACCAGTGTAATTCCCGCTCCGAGCTCTCCGGCAAGACCAATCCCCGCAATGAACCTTAATCCGGCGTACTGATACACCAAATGCTCTTTTGGAAAATATGGTAAAAAACCACAGGCGATATTCGCGAGAGAATACACCAAAATAGATCCGAATAATACAGATAATCTTCCTTTTTTGTCCCCAAAAATCCCCCAGAAAACGCCGCCAATCAGCAAACCGATCATCTGACAATTGAGAATGAATGTTCCGTCTACATCCGGATTTAAGCCTAAAGCCTTTAAACTGGGAATCCTAACAATTCCGAATAAAAGTAGATCGTAGATATCTACAAAGTAACCTAAAGCGGCAATGATAACGGGAATAGAGAAAATAAGTCTTGCTTTTGCAGACAAAGAAAGTTCTTGCATTTTGGAGTTTTAAATTTTGCTAAAAATAAAAATTAATTCAACAAAATACCATTTTTATTAAACATATCTTATTGTACACTATCAATTTTAAAGATACTTTCTCTTGAAATACAATTAATAATTAAAATATCAATACATAAACGGATATTTTAGTTTTTTATATCGAGATTTTTAAAGAACAATTGATACAGAGAAATTATTTTTGAAAGCATTCTAAAACTCTTTTATTTGTGAAAAAAAATATTTAACATTGCAACAGAAAATGGATATTTAATGTATCATTTTAAAATATAAAGCATTAGCTTTTCTTGTTAGAGTAAAACTGGTAATTTTCAAAAACGACAAGAATATGCAATGCTCGCGCTTCGGCGTGGGCTATTGTTTCTCTGTCGTTTGGGTATACCAGTACCTCTCTAACAGTAGACATAGTTCCACGCTTTTTTATTTTTCAATATGAACAGCTAGGAATTTATAAAATTTAACCACGAAGTATTTTGTAGTGTACAATGCAAGAGAAAAATGATTAAATAAAAACTTGCAAGTGAACACCAAAGCGCAATCAATGTGTATAAACTTGAGATTCAAAATAAAATTTATAATTTTAAACAAATGAAAAATTTAAAAAAATTATCTAGAAATGAGCTTAAAGATGTAACGGGAGGAAGGTTACCACGAGTTTGGATTGCTGAAACTTCATGTGGTGTGATTGCTACCACTACTCAGGATTGGACGCCACAACAAGCCCAAGAATGGTTTGAAAAAGTTGAAACAATTAATTGTCCACCACCCACTCATAGTGGTCCTAGTACAAATCTAGCGGGAAATTAATCTAAATTAAAGCACTTATAGTGAAACTTATCCCACTATAAGTGCAATTTATAAAGAAACAACACTTATGTATTGCCATAAAAAATTACTTCAACTATTTATTATATTTTATTGCACTTCATCTTATGCTCAATCTGAGAAAAAAGATTCTTTGCGTGGTGAGTTCATTTATCAATTAAAAGCTAAATCTGATATACGAACTGATAGTAGATATGAAGAACTTTTCTCATTACAGATAGGTGATAAACGTGCTTTTTTTGCTAGTACTGTATCATTAAAAGGTGACTCAGTAATGACAAATTCCGGAACAACAACACATAATCCCAATGGAAGCATCACCCTTGGTTACAAAAAAGGCACTGTAATTCCAAAAACAAATTTTGATTTTACCATTATACAAACCAATGAAAATATACAGTATTTCGATTTGGCCTTCATGACATTGCTTACTTACAGAGAGCCTGTAATCAAGAACTGGAAGCTTGTAGATGAAACAAAAGTCATTAATACCATTACCTGCAAAAAAGCAGAAGTTACCTTCAAAGGAAGAAACTGGATTGCATGGTATTCTCCGGAAATTCCTTTTCCGTATGGCCCGATGAAATTTAGCGGATTACCCGGATTAATTATCAAAATAACAGATGATAAAGGAGATTATGATTTTGAGCTTGTAAAATCTGTTTCTAATTCTAAGCTCAAAGGCAGATTAATTAACATTAAAGAAAGTAGATATACCCATGCCATAGAAACAACACAGCCGAAGCTGAAAGAAGCAATAAAAAACGTCAGAGCTAATGCTGCTGCCGTCCTCGCAAGCCAAGGAACTACAATTATAAAAGGACAGGAAATATTGAGACAAAGAGAAAAAAAACGAGAAGAAAATCAGAAATATGCAAATCCGCTAGAACTTAGTAATTAAAGTGCTAATTTTCTCATGTTTTATTTAAAATTTAGTTCTATTTAAATTTAAAAAACAAAAACCTTTCAATTTCTTGAAAGGTTTTTATATAATATCTTTTTCGATTATTATCTCGCAATGTTCACAGCTCTCGTTTCTCTGATTACTGTTACTTTTACCTGTCCCGGATATGTCAATTCGTTCTGAATTTTCTCCGAAATGTCGTAAGATAGCTGGGAAGCAACTTCATCGTTTACTTTTCCGCTTTCTACCATTACTCTTAATTCTCTACCCGCCTGAATTGCATATGCTGAAGATACTCCGTCGAAGCTTAAGGCAGCAGATTCAAGGTCTTTTAATCTTTGGATATAGGATTCCAACACCTGTCTTCTTGCGCCCGGTCTGGCTCCTGAAATAGCATCGGCAACCTGAATGATCGGAGACAATAATGAAGTCATTTCAACCTCGTCATGGTGAGCTCCGATTGCATTGATAACTTCTGCGTTTTCACCATACTTTTCAGCCCACTGCATACCTAGCAAAGCGTGAGGAAGTTCAGACTCCTGCTCAGGAACTTTTCCGATATCGTGAAGCAGACCTGCTCTTTTTGCCAGTTTTACATTTAAGCCTAATTCAGCAGCCATTGTTGCAGCAATATTCGCTACTTCTCTCGAGTGCTGTAATAAGTTTTGTCCGTAAGATGAACGGTATTTCATTCTACCTACGATTTTGATCAATTCCGGGTGTAATCCGTGAATTCCTAAATCGATGATCGTTCTTTTACCAACTTCAATGATCTCCTCTTCGATTTGTTTTCTTGTTTTTTCTACAACTTCTTCGATTCTCGCAGGGTGAATTCTACCGTCTGTTACCAATCTGTGAAGCGATAATCTTGCAATTTCTCTTCTTACAGGATCAAAACATGAAAGAAGAATCGCTTCCGGTGTATCATCAACGATGATTTCTACTCCTGTTACAGCTTCCAAAGCACGGATATTTCTACCTTCTCTACCGATGATTCTACCTTTTACTTCATCAGATTCGATGTTGAAAACAGATACCGAATTTTCGATGGCCTGTTCTGTCCCGATTCTCTGAATAGTCTGAATAACGATCTTTCTTGCTTCGTTTTTCGCATTCATCTGCGCTTCTTCCATAATGCTCTGAACGTGTGCCTGAGCTCTGGTTTTTGCTTCAGCTTTCATGGTTTCTACCAATTCTACTTTAGCTTCTTCTGCGGTGTAATTAGAAATCTTCTCAAGAACTTCAACTTTCTTAGCCATTGCTGTGTCTAGTTCCTGTTGTTTTCTTTCTAAAATTTCAGTTTTTTTGGCATAATCAGCAATCTGCTTATCCAAATCCTTTTCCAGTTTTCCTGTCTTGCTAAGCTCGTCGTTCAGCTTGTGCTCCTTATCCTTTATTCTTTTTTCAATCTCCTGCATTTTCTTTTCACGAGACTGAATATCTGCATCATGTTGAGATTTTAGCTCCAGGAATTTTTCTTTAGCCTGAAGATTTTTCTCTTTCTTTATGGATTCAGCTTGTACGTTAGCTTTTTCTATAAGGTTTTCGGCATTTTTCTTTGCATCATCTATAATAAATTTTGCTTTAGTATTCAGCGAACTTCTAGAGAAAAATATCCCTATCACGGCACCTATTACTAAACAAACAACGCCGATTATAACTTCTATCATAATTTATATTGAGTTTTAATTGTCTTCACATTATAAAATAAAAAAACCCACAATAATCCAGAGATTGAGAGTAAACTCCTAATCAACACGATTTGAACTGATTTCCACTGTCTGTAATCCGGACGGAACCGGCACGCCATTCAATGGACATTTGTTCGGTAATTGTTTAGCGTTGAGTTTACCTTTAATGTGTTAGAATTATTGTAGGCAGTTTGTCGGGAAAAAAATCTATTTCCCTGTTTCATTCAACGATTGATTGATTATTGCTAATCTTTCGTTGGTAGAATGTATTGTTTTTTCGTAGTTCGCAGACACCACTTCGGCATTTGTACCCAATTTCAGAGCACACATGGCCAAAGCATCCTGTTTGTCTCTCACATCGAAGTTTTGTTCAAAATCTTTAATCATATTCTCAATTTGCTTCCCTACCTTACGCAAAGTTTCTTCCTCTGCTGCCGGTACGTTCAGCGGATATACCCTTCCTGCAATGTTGATGGTTATTCTTCTTACCTCCATTATAATCCACTGTTTTGAAGCTGAGCAATACAGAAATCTATTTCCTTTACCAATCTGTTGATGTGATTTTTCATCAATCTGTTGTGCTCAGGATTTCCTGATATTGCTGAATAAAGTTTTATATTTTTTTGTTCTTCTGCTAATACCTGACTTTTTTTTCTTTCCTCATCATATTTCTTCTTCAGTTCTTCATGCTCCGTATGCAATTCTGAGAACTTTTCAGTAAGATTTTTATAGTTTTTTTGTAATAATAAAATCTTTTTCTCTAATTCTGAAAAATTGTTTTCTAAATCTTGAAGCATTTCAGGTTTGTATATTCTAACTAATAGCAAAAATAACAAAATATTAATACTAACAAAAATAAAACTCCCTATATTTTGTAATGGCAACAAAAAAAGGAGATACAAAAGCATCTCCTTTATTATTTTTAAGCTAAATTCTTATTCAAATTTAAGAACAAAAAACACCGCTCTGGTCTGTAAAGTAGACATTGCTGCCGTCCAGTACGGAGGTGTTGTCGCATTATCTGCCACGATCTCGTTGTTCATAATGAAAGTCCCTCTGATGGCAGGTGTTAATTTAAACTTGTTAAAGTAAAACTGAACTCCCATTTCTGCAGACCACGCAAAATTGTGCGTCGTAGATCTGAAAACCTGCTGAAGGTTATCATCAGTAGAATCTGAATTCGACTGTAGATTTACGATATAATTCACACCCGCTGCAACGTAAGGCCTTGAGTTGTACCATCTGTTTCCGTGGAATTCTAATAACACAGGAACATCCACCAAAGTTGTTTTAACCTCTCTTACTCTGTCATTTTCAGTAAGCGGAATCGGAGTGAATGGAGGATTTGTTAAAGTTCCTGCAGCATACTGGTCGTTTGATTGTGTATTGAAAGTCAATTGTCTCTGACCAAATTGTAACCCTGGTTCTAATCTTAAGTCTAAATAATCGTTCAGTCTCCATTTTGCGATCAATCCGGCACCGAAACTGTAGCTTTCTTTAGATGTAACAAGATTCTGATTATTATTCATACCATATCTGGGATTCAAAACGATACGATAGTCTAGTCTGTTGCCATTCAAATAAAAACCCCAACTGAATTTCTGCTCGTCAAAGTCTTCCAACTTATCCATTCTGTTTCGGGTTCTAAATTGCGCGTTTGCCAAAACTGCAATATTTACTGAGGCTAAAACCAGTGCTTTTAATAAAAATTTATTCATAGGTTACTTTGTTGCTTTATAAATTGTGGCTATACCTAAACTTAGTTTTTTATATTCAACTTTTTTAAATCCTGTATCTAAAAGAATTTGTCTCATTTTTTCCCCGAAAGGGAAAGCATTTACAGAATCCGGAAGGTATGTGTATGCCCTATTATCTTTAGAAACCAGTCTGCCGATGGCAGGTAATATATTTTTGAAATAAAACATATAAAATGGTGCTAAAAATCCCTCAACCTTTGAAAACTCCAGTATATAAACACTCTTGTTATCCTTTACTACTCTTCTTAACTCTGCTAAACCTTTGGTAAGATTTTCAAAATTCCTTACTCCAAATGCAACGGAAACAGCATCGAATCTATTGTCCTCGAAAGGTAAATTTTCTGCATCTCCCTTTTGCATGGAAATTTTGCCGTCTAATTTAAGTTTTTTTATTTTAATAACGCCAACATTTAACATTTGTTGCGATAAATCTAAACCAATTACTTTTGCACCGGTTCCTTTTTCTATCGTAATTGCTAAATCTCCCGTTCCTGTAGCCACATCCAGCACTTCCTGCGGATTGTCATTTTTCATCCATTTCACCAAAGTATTTCTCCACAAAACATCAATTTTCATGGACAAAACATGATTCAGAAGATCATATTTTGGTGCAATATTGTCGAACATGTCCTCTACCTGGCTTTTCTTTGTAGCCTCCGAATTGTAGGGCGTAACTTGGTTTATATCTTTTGTCAAAACTTAAAACTTGTAATATTCTTTATAATAATTCAGATAATCCTGCTTTCTGAAGATCTTTGATCTGGATTCTACCTGCTGGATATTCTTGATGATCTTGTCATAATCTTCATCTACATTATAGTAAAAATCGTCTGTAAACAGCTTATTGAAGTGTTTTGCACCTCCATAATATGTTTTCCCGTCGATCACAACCTTATCAAGCGCCAAAAGTAGTGAATCTTTTTTAAGGTTGTATCCATAATATTGATCATTAATATAATAATCCTGATGAGCGATGTTGATCAACCCTCGAATTTTATTTACTTCAAAAGCAGAATCGTATAATAATTTTTTATTTTGGTCGAAAACTTTAATAGAATTTTTACCTTTATTCAAATCTACCGGAACAGTCTGCCCTGCGGCGATAGTCCCTTCCGAGCTGTTATTAATTTTATAGTAATAGGTATTGGGAGTAGGATTATCTACTACGTAATAGTTCTTTTTGGCTAAAAAAAGGAAGTAGACCCCAAAGGCAACGACAAACGCTACAACTGCAATAACTAAGCCTTTTAAGGACGGATTGTTTTTCATAGATTGTAAAGTACAATTTTTGCAAATTTAATAATATTTTTAATTCTCCGTTATTAATATTAATTATTAACTTTGCGTCTTTAAAAAAAAATCATATAAACGAATGCCGAATACGATCATTATTGGTTCTGGATCTTACCTTCCCAACAGAATTATCGGGAGAGACTATTTCTTAGGTTCAGAGTTTTATTCAGAAGATGGGGAAAAGATAGACAAGCCTGTCGAAGAAACGATTGCGAAATTTGTAGAGATCACAGAGATAGAAAACAGGAGATTCATTGATGAGGACCTATCAAACTCAAAAATCGGTTATGAAGCTGCAAAATTAGCCATTGCAGATGCAAAAATAGATCAGGAAGAATTAGATTATATTATTTACGCAAGTAATTTCGGGGAAGTTACCGAACACGGATATGCCGACTTCATGCCGACAATGGCTGCAAGAGTAAAGAATAAATTAGGCATTAAAAACAGAAAATGCGTAACATACGATATGCTTTTCGGATGTCCGGGATGGGTGGAAGCAATGATTCTGGCGGATAATTTAATTAAAGCCAACGTTGCCAAAACAATCCTTGTGATCGGAGGAGAAACATTGAGCAGGGTAACAGATCCGCATGACAGAAACAGAATGATCTTCGCAGACGGAGCCGGTGCTGTAGTGGTAAAAGCTACTGACGAGGAAAACGTAGGGATCATCGCTCACAATACGATTTGTGATAACGGTATTGAGCTGGATTACCTGGCTAACGGACCTTCTATCAATAAAGAATCTGACCAGACTCGTTTATTTGTAAGAATGCAGGGAAGAAAAATTTATGAGTACGCTCTTAAAAATGTTCCTAACGCCATTAAAGAAACTATTGAAGACGCAGGTCTTTCTATTGAAGATATCAATAAAATCCTGATCCACCAAGCGAATGCTAAAATGGATTACGCCATGATTGAAAGACTTCACAAGCTTTATGATGTGAAAGATTACGACCATTCTATCTCTCCGATGACGATTCAGGATTTCGGGAATTCTTCTGTAGCAACGATTCCTACGATGTATGATTTAATAATTAAAGGAAAAATGGACGGTCAAACGTTTAAAGAAAAAGGTAACATTGTGATGACTTCGGTAGGTGCCGGAATGAACATCAATGCTATCGTTTACAGATTTCCTTAATAATATTTAATGTAAATAGATATAAAAAGCACAGGGAAACTATTCTTTGTGCTTTTTTTAAACTTAATTATGCAAAGAAATTTTTTAATAATTGCAGCCATTTTCTTGTTTCTGGAAGTATATATCTATCAGGCAATAAGAACCTTAACGGATAATTTCTGGATAAGACTGGGATATTGGATCGTTACATTGACCGTTTATGGAGTCTTTGCCTACGAGATCACCCATTTTCAAAGGTCAGACAGAAGTACGGTGCGAATGCAAATCATGATTTCCGTGTTTTTGGTTTTTATTTTGCCTAAAGTTTTCATCGTTTTATTTTTATTAATTGATGATATTTTCAGGACAGGAAGTTATCTGGTGGGATTAACAAGACCGTCTGAAAGCTTTTTTCCGGAAAGAAGAAAATTCTTAAGCCTTGTGGGATTAGGACTCGGAGGCGTGCTTTCTGCTTTGTTCATTGATGGAATTACGTTTGGAAAATACCGTCACAAAGTGAGAAAAGTTAAAGTAAAAATAGCCAATCTGCCCAAAAGCTTCAAAGGGTATAAAATCATCCAGATTTCGGACGTTCACAGCGGAAGTTTTGGCGATCCGAGCAAGCTGGAACATGCGATTAATTTGATTAATGAACAAAATCCTGACCTCGTTTTATTCACAGGAGATATGGTGAACAATGTTGCAGAGGAATTCAAACCTTTTATTCCGTTGTTTTCTACAATTAAATCTAAAGACGGAAAGCTTGCCGTGCTTGGAAATCACGATTATGGCGACTATATCAGCTGGCCTTCTCCGGATGCAAAAAAACAAAATCTTGAAACCCTGATCGATTATGAAAAACAGGCCGGTTTTGATATGTTGAGAAATGAAAACAGGGTAATCGAGAAAAACGGAGAAAAATTATACATTCTTGGCGTTGAAAACTGGGGATTAAAGCCTTTTCCACAATACGGAAAACTTGATGAAGCAATAAAAGATGTCCCGGAATCTGCGGCAAAAATATTAATGAGCCACGACCCTACCCATTTCGATTATGTGGTAAAAAAACACCCGGGAAATGTTCAGTTGACACTCTCAGGACACACTCACGGAATGCAGTTTGGTTTGGATTTGAAAAATATAAAGTGGTCACCGGTACAGTATAAATATCCGAAATGGGCAGATTTATACGAAAGTGAAGGAAAAATGCTCTATGTAAACAGAGGTTTTGGAGTATTGGCTTATCCCGGAAGAGTCGGGGTTTTGC from Chryseobacterium wanjuense includes these protein-coding regions:
- a CDS encoding GLPGLI family protein — encoded protein: MKILNLICLFIIVSLSAQTHRFIYELQLKMDSTESDYQKFNMILDINSKDVKFYGRNLLIADSLNKKFGNMNNKHVDMTGQIVKRKINTFDNENFINIKFGYYSFKTHDKIAWNISNETKKVQNYTLQKATATFGDRNWTAWFNKEIPFNEGPFKFSGLPGLVFEIYDTKRNFIYNLVKSQELANIYPTEDFLESNFANKAIPINEKQKQKLLLEFYNDPFSFERTNFNKNNSNLNINIGGKEIRSIDELNAQVKSMQEIIRKYNNPVEIDKAIHYKN
- a CDS encoding voltage-gated chloride channel family protein gives rise to the protein MSKHQRTLSDTSIIQIRIFFRKYPALPYVLKWLCISLIIGALVGTTSAGFLQSLEWATNFRENHLWLIAFLPVAGFMVGLLYYYFGKDVEAGNNLLIENIHDPKDIIPFKMAPFVYLGTIITHFFGGSAGREGTALQMAGAISDQLTKPFRLDKSERKILIISAIAAGFGSVFGTPLAGAVFGLEVFLIGRIRYNAIFPAFASAILADWATNLWNVKHTHYHIDFIPKLELLPIVYSVLAGIVFGICAAVFSKSMHWASSLFKSKIHYPPLRPVIGGVLVAAAVFAMGTTRYIGLGIPVILESFEKQLPLYDFALKMIFTIVTLSAGFKGGEVTPLFFIGATLGSALALFIPLPFGLLAGMGFVAVFAGATNTPLACMLMGIELFGAECGIYVAIACVVSYLFSGNNSIYTKQKIGEAKNRRFENFNDKSFSDL
- a CDS encoding MFS transporter, which produces MQELSLSAKARLIFSIPVIIAALGYFVDIYDLLLFGIVRIPSLKALGLNPDVDGTFILNCQMIGLLIGGVFWGIFGDKKGRLSVLFGSILVYSLANIACGFLPYFPKEHLVYQYAGLRFIAGIGLAGELGAGITLVSESLPKNLRAIGTSVVAGFGLMGAVVAQLTVELAGGWNISYIIGGILGILLLFLRISVSESGIYKNIEHESVSKGNFLSFFTNKDRLIRYLKCIAVGLPTWYCIGILAVLANQFAPELGITDLNPGKAIMWAYVGISVGDLMSGFISHALKSRKMAIFYMLAFTIIGVAFMLFGNTNTETKYYLFCVWLGLGTGYWAMFVTLAAEQFGTNIRNTATTTVPNMVRGLVPVMILAFDFFKKDFSVIMSAAIVGIIVFGLAFYSSLTISETHNKDLEFTE
- a CDS encoding bacteriocin-like protein, which gives rise to MKNLKKLSRNELKDVTGGRLPRVWIAETSCGVIATTTQDWTPQQAQEWFEKVETINCPPPTHSGPSTNLAGN
- a CDS encoding GLPGLI family protein — encoded protein: MYCHKKLLQLFIIFYCTSSYAQSEKKDSLRGEFIYQLKAKSDIRTDSRYEELFSLQIGDKRAFFASTVSLKGDSVMTNSGTTTHNPNGSITLGYKKGTVIPKTNFDFTIIQTNENIQYFDLAFMTLLTYREPVIKNWKLVDETKVINTITCKKAEVTFKGRNWIAWYSPEIPFPYGPMKFSGLPGLIIKITDDKGDYDFELVKSVSNSKLKGRLINIKESRYTHAIETTQPKLKEAIKNVRANAAAVLASQGTTIIKGQEILRQREKKREENQKYANPLELSN
- the rny gene encoding ribonuclease Y, with product MIEVIIGVVCLVIGAVIGIFFSRSSLNTKAKFIIDDAKKNAENLIEKANVQAESIKKEKNLQAKEKFLELKSQHDADIQSREKKMQEIEKRIKDKEHKLNDELSKTGKLEKDLDKQIADYAKKTEILERKQQELDTAMAKKVEVLEKISNYTAEEAKVELVETMKAEAKTRAQAHVQSIMEEAQMNAKNEARKIVIQTIQRIGTEQAIENSVSVFNIESDEVKGRIIGREGRNIRALEAVTGVEIIVDDTPEAILLSCFDPVRREIARLSLHRLVTDGRIHPARIEEVVEKTRKQIEEEIIEVGKRTIIDLGIHGLHPELIKIVGRMKYRSSYGQNLLQHSREVANIAATMAAELGLNVKLAKRAGLLHDIGKVPEQESELPHALLGMQWAEKYGENAEVINAIGAHHDEVEMTSLLSPIIQVADAISGARPGARRQVLESYIQRLKDLESAALSFDGVSSAYAIQAGRELRVMVESGKVNDEVASQLSYDISEKIQNELTYPGQVKVTVIRETRAVNIAR
- a CDS encoding cell division protein ZapA, which translates into the protein MEVRRITINIAGRVYPLNVPAAEEETLRKVGKQIENMIKDFEQNFDVRDKQDALAMCALKLGTNAEVVSANYEKTIHSTNERLAIINQSLNETGK
- the porT gene encoding type IX secretion/gliding motility protein PorT/SprT; the encoded protein is MNKFLLKALVLASVNIAVLANAQFRTRNRMDKLEDFDEQKFSWGFYLNGNRLDYRIVLNPRYGMNNNQNLVTSKESYSFGAGLIAKWRLNDYLDLRLEPGLQFGQRQLTFNTQSNDQYAAGTLTNPPFTPIPLTENDRVREVKTTLVDVPVLLEFHGNRWYNSRPYVAAGVNYIVNLQSNSDSTDDNLQQVFRSTTHNFAWSAEMGVQFYFNKFKLTPAIRGTFIMNNEIVADNATTPPYWTAAMSTLQTRAVFFVLKFE
- the ubiE gene encoding bifunctional demethylmenaquinone methyltransferase/2-methoxy-6-polyprenyl-1,4-benzoquinol methylase UbiE gives rise to the protein MTKDINQVTPYNSEATKKSQVEDMFDNIAPKYDLLNHVLSMKIDVLWRNTLVKWMKNDNPQEVLDVATGTGDLAITIEKGTGAKVIGLDLSQQMLNVGVIKIKKLKLDGKISMQKGDAENLPFEDNRFDAVSVAFGVRNFENLTKGLAELRRVVKDNKSVYILEFSKVEGFLAPFYMFYFKNILPAIGRLVSKDNRAYTYLPDSVNAFPFGEKMRQILLDTGFKKVEYKKLSLGIATIYKATK